The following are encoded in a window of Anopheles stephensi strain Indian chromosome X, UCI_ANSTEP_V1.0, whole genome shotgun sequence genomic DNA:
- the LOC118502944 gene encoding uncharacterized protein LOC118502944 isoform X2, translated as MFAERSILCRLYNTLIFMHLIYVTRSFGVIFEEYVVDQGRNLTLRCDSKHPVRWVREGRREDVRQFQLDGSLVLTNLTAKDGGRYTCSAAIPTLTTVAVLEEPEADTSATNDTNPNPVAYEPSDTSAGYENATTEPYDGEDVDGSSSSSATAEEHFVELLKVNVKVRTPPLAVSNFYVRASTIIAVLVWEVMPNRTGGYAIRDFTAEMRKMRESINDTELPWETIDPRHISPNARQLEIYHLIPNTTYEFRIWGNNQLGAGEIVTILATTQPRMEEKDLVRRIMIDAKNFDTRVWIAAVGIVMGTLVILSLGTCIVLYKECREPAANDKDEELDSLELVPNIILNPGFCDSDDQGQNPLSPPIPRTLPYNRYRTSGHGSGPGDDDDDEDEDDEEEEEPMTFSRRMSIFFTGNTIKRI; from the exons ATGTTCGCCGAACGGAGCATCCTGTGCCGTTTATATAATACTTTAATTTTCATGCACC TGATCTACGTCACGCGGTCATTCGGTGTCATCTTCGAGGAGTATGTGGTGGACCAGGGCCGCAACCTAACGTTGCGCTGCGATTCCAAACATCCGGTACGATGGGTACGGGAGGGTCGCCGTGAGGATGTGCGCCAGTTCCAG CTGGACGGTTCGCTCGTATTGACAAACCTGACCGCAAAGGACGGTGGCCGGTACACCTGTTCGGCAGCGATACCGACGCTCACGACCGTTGCCGTACTGGAGGAACCAGAGGCGGACACGTCCGCCACGAACGACACCAACCCGAACCCGGTGGCGTACGAGCCAAGTGATACTAGTGCCGGATATGAAAATGCCACTACCGAACCGTACGATGGTGAGGATGTGGACggctcgtcatcgtcgtctgcCACCGCCGAGGAACACTTTGTCGAGCTGCTAAAGGTGAACGTGAAGGTGCGAACGCCTCCATTAGCGGTGTCAAACTTTTACGTCCGTGCGTCCACCATTATTGCGGTGCTGGTGTGGGAGGTGATGCCGAACCGGACCGGTGGGTACGCGATACGCGATTTTACCGCGGAAATGCGCAAGATGCGCGAAAGCATCAACGATACGGAGCTGCCTTGGGAGACGATTGATCCGCGCCATATTAGTCCGAACGCG CGCCAGCTCGAAATCTATCATCTCATTCCGAACACAACGTACGAGTTTCGGATCTGGGGCAATAATCAGCTCGGTGCGGGTGAGATCGTCACCATACTGGCGACCACGCAACCTCGCATGGAGGAGAAAG ATCTCGTCCGGCGGATTATGATCGATGCGAAGAATTTCGATACCCGCGTCTGGATAGCGGCGGTCGGCATCGTGATGGGTACGCTGGTCATCCTGTCGCTCGGTACCTGCATCGTGCTGTACAAGGAGTGCCGCGAACCAGCCG CCAACGATAAGGACGAGGAGCTGGACAGTCTCGAGCTGGTACCGAACATCATCCTGAATCCGGGCTTTTGCGACTCGGACGACCAGGGCCAGAATCCGCTGTCACCGCCAATACCGCGCACTCTGCCGTACAATCGGTACCGCACGAGCGGGCACGGCAGTGGGCCGggtgacgatgacgacgacgaggacgaggacgacgaggaggaggaagaaccGATGACGTTTAGCCGCCGGATGTCAATCTTCTTCACCGGCAACACGATCAAGCGGATTTGA
- the LOC118502915 gene encoding origin recognition complex subunit 2 isoform X2, with amino-acid sequence MSSTNAAKKSVKKNHAPEQVSVSEDTDSSVDETVSSGVDNESKHKQAVSGSTSVRRSLRITSPNVRYSKDYVTSERTPKRREVRAVSSTDSEDDSIPSSTGDENGDHEDSLEMLNNKVAATTLFEAQKDVPGTGLYGFQTPKKRGSMSALAQACSATRTPRSPGCFNPVPKTPMHLRKQNKKDLSKALQASLREDFSASESDFEPSDEEDNSEASEDEEEEEEDAATDSSSDEHSAKGRFPSAGRNAVPLTPKVPVPVKPQPSTSGSQTPARTRTTRTKATRTTANEQYFVESDNYFSAYSNTKTVTSDHTLDRLGTPRLAPDVLHRLLQETNASSEHAAAIQEMLTDHEQHFERWLFLLNEGFSVLLYGLGSKRSLLQSFHHRVLADRPAVVINGFFPALTVKDVLDAVANDLLDLQLQTAVHHETIDEIELELSLQPDLHIFLLVHNLDGAAMRNGRMQSTLSRLASIPNLHLIATVDHINAPLLWDASKLGLYNFCWWDVTTMLPYSVETAFENSLLVQGGGALALSSMSSVYASLTANARGIFMVIVKYQLANSGPTNPNYAGMQFKDLYWSCREAFYVSSDIALRAQLTEFTDHKLLRIKRSLDGSEYLTIPIEHGLLKKFVDETAMKL; translated from the exons ATGAGCAGCACCAATGCGGCGAAGAAAAGCGTGAAGAAAAACCACGCACCGGAGCAGGTGTCGGTGAGTGAAGATACGGACAGTTCGGTTGATGAAACGGTCTCGTCGGGAGTGGATAATGAATCAAAACACAAGCAAGCAGTTTCCGGCAGTACCAGTGTGCGTCGATCGTTGCGAATTACGTCTCCGAATGTGCGCTACTCGAAGGACTACGTGACGAGCGAAAGGACACCGAAGCGGCGTGAGGTTAGAGCGGTTAGTTCGACCGACAGCGAGGATGATTCAATCCCATCATCGACGGGTGACGAGAACGGGGACCATGAGGACAGTTTGGAGATGCTGAACAATAAGGTTGCGGCAACAACGTTGTTCGAAGCGCAGAAGGATGTGCCCGGGACCGGTCTCTACGGTTTCCAGACGCCCAAGAAACGAGGATCGATGAGCGCACTGGCCCAAGCATGCAGCGCTACCCGTACGCCACGCTCGCCCGGATGCTTCAATCCGGTTCCGAAGACGCCGATGCATTTGCGCAAGCAGAACAAGAAAG ATTTGTCGAAAGCACTGCAAGCTTCTTTAAGGGAAGATTTCTCCGCCAGTGAGAGCGATTTCGAACCATCCGATGAGGAGGATAATTCGGAAGCGAGcgaggatgaggaggaggaagaggaggatgcGGCTACCGACTCTTCCAGTGATGAGCATTCGGCAAAGGGACGCTTCCCTTCTGCTGGGCGTAATGCTGTGCCACTAACGCCGaaggttccggttccggtcaAGCCACAACCATCCACCAGCGGAAGCCAAACGCCAGCCAGAACACGCACCACGCGAACCAAAGCGACCAGAACCACTGCCAACGAGCAGTACTTCGTCGAAAGCGACAACTACTTCTCGGCGTACAGCAACACCAAAACCGTCACGTCGGACCACACGCTCGACCGGCTCGGTACGCCTCGACTAGCGCCGGATGTATTGCACCGGTTGCTGCAGGAAACCAATGCTTCCAGCGAACATGCCGCCGCCATACAGGAGATGCTAACCGATCACGAACAGCACTTTGAGCGTTGGCTGTTTCTGCTGAACGAAGGCTTTAGCGTGCTACTGTACGGACTTGGTTCGAAACGTTCGCTGCTGCAATCGTTTCACCATAGGGTGTTGGCTGACCGGCCAGCCGTAGTAATCAACGGATTCTTCCCGGCACTGACCGTGAAGGATGTGCTGGACGCGGTGGCAAACGATTTGCTCGATCTGCAGCTGCAAACGGCCGTCCACCATGAAACGATCGATGAGATCGAGCTCGAGCTGTCGCTACAACCGGACCTGCACATATTTCTGCTCGTGCACAATCTCGACGGTGCGGCAATGCGGAACGGGCGCATGCAGTCCACGTTAAGCCGGCTGGCTAGCATCCCGAACCTGCACCTTATCGCCACCGTCGATCACATCAATGCTCCGCTGCTCTGGGACGCCTCGAAGCTCGGGCTGTACAACTTTTGCTGGTGGGACGTCACCACCATGCTGCCGTACAGCGTCGAGACGGCGTTCGAGAACTCCCTGCTGGTGCAGGGCGGTGGTGCGTTGGCCCTATCGTCGATGAGCAGCGTGTACGCGTCGCTTACGGCCAACGCCCGAGGCATCTTTATGGTGATCGTGAAGTATCAGCTAGCCAACAGTGGACCCACCAACCCGAACTATGCCGGGATGCAGTTTAAGGATCTGTACTGGTCCTGCCGGGAAGCGTTCTACGTTAGCAGCGATATTGCGCTGAGGGCTCAGCTGACCGAGTTTACCGATCATAAGCTGCTGCGGATCAAGCGCTCGTTGGACGGGTCGGAATACCTAACGATTCCAATCGAGCACGGTTTGCTGAAGAAGTTCGTCGATGAAACGGCGATGAAGTTGTAG
- the LOC118502915 gene encoding origin recognition complex subunit 2 isoform X1: MYDLTAQQQLLIFHTMSSTNAAKKSVKKNHAPEQVSVSEDTDSSVDETVSSGVDNESKHKQAVSGSTSVRRSLRITSPNVRYSKDYVTSERTPKRREVRAVSSTDSEDDSIPSSTGDENGDHEDSLEMLNNKVAATTLFEAQKDVPGTGLYGFQTPKKRGSMSALAQACSATRTPRSPGCFNPVPKTPMHLRKQNKKDLSKALQASLREDFSASESDFEPSDEEDNSEASEDEEEEEEDAATDSSSDEHSAKGRFPSAGRNAVPLTPKVPVPVKPQPSTSGSQTPARTRTTRTKATRTTANEQYFVESDNYFSAYSNTKTVTSDHTLDRLGTPRLAPDVLHRLLQETNASSEHAAAIQEMLTDHEQHFERWLFLLNEGFSVLLYGLGSKRSLLQSFHHRVLADRPAVVINGFFPALTVKDVLDAVANDLLDLQLQTAVHHETIDEIELELSLQPDLHIFLLVHNLDGAAMRNGRMQSTLSRLASIPNLHLIATVDHINAPLLWDASKLGLYNFCWWDVTTMLPYSVETAFENSLLVQGGGALALSSMSSVYASLTANARGIFMVIVKYQLANSGPTNPNYAGMQFKDLYWSCREAFYVSSDIALRAQLTEFTDHKLLRIKRSLDGSEYLTIPIEHGLLKKFVDETAMKL, from the exons ATGTACGATCTTACAGCACAACAGCAGCTTTTAATATTTCACACGATGAGCAGCACCAATGCGGCGAAGAAAAGCGTGAAGAAAAACCACGCACCGGAGCAGGTGTCGGTGAGTGAAGATACGGACAGTTCGGTTGATGAAACGGTCTCGTCGGGAGTGGATAATGAATCAAAACACAAGCAAGCAGTTTCCGGCAGTACCAGTGTGCGTCGATCGTTGCGAATTACGTCTCCGAATGTGCGCTACTCGAAGGACTACGTGACGAGCGAAAGGACACCGAAGCGGCGTGAGGTTAGAGCGGTTAGTTCGACCGACAGCGAGGATGATTCAATCCCATCATCGACGGGTGACGAGAACGGGGACCATGAGGACAGTTTGGAGATGCTGAACAATAAGGTTGCGGCAACAACGTTGTTCGAAGCGCAGAAGGATGTGCCCGGGACCGGTCTCTACGGTTTCCAGACGCCCAAGAAACGAGGATCGATGAGCGCACTGGCCCAAGCATGCAGCGCTACCCGTACGCCACGCTCGCCCGGATGCTTCAATCCGGTTCCGAAGACGCCGATGCATTTGCGCAAGCAGAACAAGAAAG ATTTGTCGAAAGCACTGCAAGCTTCTTTAAGGGAAGATTTCTCCGCCAGTGAGAGCGATTTCGAACCATCCGATGAGGAGGATAATTCGGAAGCGAGcgaggatgaggaggaggaagaggaggatgcGGCTACCGACTCTTCCAGTGATGAGCATTCGGCAAAGGGACGCTTCCCTTCTGCTGGGCGTAATGCTGTGCCACTAACGCCGaaggttccggttccggtcaAGCCACAACCATCCACCAGCGGAAGCCAAACGCCAGCCAGAACACGCACCACGCGAACCAAAGCGACCAGAACCACTGCCAACGAGCAGTACTTCGTCGAAAGCGACAACTACTTCTCGGCGTACAGCAACACCAAAACCGTCACGTCGGACCACACGCTCGACCGGCTCGGTACGCCTCGACTAGCGCCGGATGTATTGCACCGGTTGCTGCAGGAAACCAATGCTTCCAGCGAACATGCCGCCGCCATACAGGAGATGCTAACCGATCACGAACAGCACTTTGAGCGTTGGCTGTTTCTGCTGAACGAAGGCTTTAGCGTGCTACTGTACGGACTTGGTTCGAAACGTTCGCTGCTGCAATCGTTTCACCATAGGGTGTTGGCTGACCGGCCAGCCGTAGTAATCAACGGATTCTTCCCGGCACTGACCGTGAAGGATGTGCTGGACGCGGTGGCAAACGATTTGCTCGATCTGCAGCTGCAAACGGCCGTCCACCATGAAACGATCGATGAGATCGAGCTCGAGCTGTCGCTACAACCGGACCTGCACATATTTCTGCTCGTGCACAATCTCGACGGTGCGGCAATGCGGAACGGGCGCATGCAGTCCACGTTAAGCCGGCTGGCTAGCATCCCGAACCTGCACCTTATCGCCACCGTCGATCACATCAATGCTCCGCTGCTCTGGGACGCCTCGAAGCTCGGGCTGTACAACTTTTGCTGGTGGGACGTCACCACCATGCTGCCGTACAGCGTCGAGACGGCGTTCGAGAACTCCCTGCTGGTGCAGGGCGGTGGTGCGTTGGCCCTATCGTCGATGAGCAGCGTGTACGCGTCGCTTACGGCCAACGCCCGAGGCATCTTTATGGTGATCGTGAAGTATCAGCTAGCCAACAGTGGACCCACCAACCCGAACTATGCCGGGATGCAGTTTAAGGATCTGTACTGGTCCTGCCGGGAAGCGTTCTACGTTAGCAGCGATATTGCGCTGAGGGCTCAGCTGACCGAGTTTACCGATCATAAGCTGCTGCGGATCAAGCGCTCGTTGGACGGGTCGGAATACCTAACGATTCCAATCGAGCACGGTTTGCTGAAGAAGTTCGTCGATGAAACGGCGATGAAGTTGTAG